One genomic segment of Bacteroides caccae includes these proteins:
- a CDS encoding glycoside hydrolase family 97 protein, protein MKMNHILFLLTAAFCFPSITVAKIIEAGSPDKKNVITIETDNQVSYSLSRNGTKILDTCPLSLTVGNDTWGTDKCRKITRKSVSEKVEFIVPRKYKETVDNYNQVELIYKDYKIEFRIYNDGVAYRFVSTANNKQPVKKESVSFRFGQDHTSYTLLTDQLQNWFEQDYTVKPINALPKDSFSVAPVMVEVDKYKVLLAEANLYNYPGMYLQPAQESFHGIFANYPDKEVPYEGDNKIYASTRKDYLIPTCGKRVFPWRVIGTFDNASSILQSELIYLLSEEKEQAADYTWVKPGKVLWDWWNDRNIYHINFKSGINTDTYLYLVDYAAKHHIEYVLIDEGWSARNDLLTLNPDVDIPRICEYATKKGVGIQLWSKWVNIMRQMDEAFAQFSKWGVKGVKIDFMDRNDAKMVNFYEQVAIKATQYKLLVDFHGSYPNEGMRRKYPNLMTREGVIGLEYNKWSKRATVTHDVIIPYLRMWVGPMDYTPGAMLNAHPETFYENQHEPMSQGTRSHQLAMYVVYESPLQMISDSPTKYDENLRSFEFIKSIPTTWDETVPLEGEVGEYIALARRHDDTWYIGVINGATPRHIEIDLSFIGNGPKKIKAHIDGVNAGQQAKDSQIIEQVIKENEKLPIDMSRGGGYTGIIHIKK, encoded by the coding sequence ATGAAAATGAACCATATTCTTTTCCTACTAACAGCAGCCTTCTGTTTCCCTTCGATAACAGTTGCTAAAATAATTGAGGCCGGTTCGCCGGACAAGAAAAATGTGATAACTATCGAGACTGACAATCAGGTCAGTTACAGCTTATCCCGGAATGGAACAAAGATTCTTGATACTTGCCCGCTCTCACTTACAGTCGGAAACGACACTTGGGGAACAGACAAATGTAGAAAGATAACTCGTAAAAGCGTTTCGGAAAAAGTGGAATTTATTGTACCGCGTAAATATAAAGAGACAGTGGATAATTATAACCAGGTTGAGCTTATTTACAAAGACTATAAAATCGAATTCAGAATCTATAATGACGGAGTGGCCTATCGTTTCGTAAGTACTGCAAACAATAAACAGCCTGTAAAGAAAGAGTCGGTATCTTTCCGCTTCGGACAGGATCACACCTCGTACACTCTTTTAACCGACCAGCTACAAAACTGGTTTGAGCAGGATTATACGGTAAAGCCGATCAATGCATTACCCAAAGACAGTTTCTCCGTAGCTCCTGTAATGGTTGAAGTAGACAAATACAAAGTATTATTAGCTGAAGCCAATCTCTATAATTATCCGGGAATGTACTTACAACCCGCCCAAGAATCCTTCCATGGCATTTTTGCCAATTATCCGGATAAGGAAGTGCCATACGAAGGGGATAATAAAATCTATGCCTCCACACGCAAAGATTATCTTATTCCCACCTGCGGGAAACGGGTCTTTCCATGGCGGGTAATCGGTACCTTCGACAATGCTTCTTCCATATTACAAAGCGAGCTTATATATTTACTCTCCGAGGAGAAAGAACAAGCCGCCGACTATACATGGGTTAAACCCGGTAAAGTATTATGGGACTGGTGGAATGACCGTAATATCTATCATATAAATTTCAAAAGTGGCATTAATACCGATACATATCTCTATCTGGTAGACTATGCAGCCAAACATCACATCGAATATGTCCTGATCGACGAAGGCTGGTCGGCACGTAACGATCTGTTAACCCTCAATCCCGATGTTGACATTCCGCGTATCTGTGAATATGCAACAAAAAAAGGAGTAGGTATCCAGTTATGGTCGAAATGGGTAAACATCATGCGACAAATGGATGAGGCTTTTGCACAATTCAGCAAATGGGGAGTGAAGGGAGTCAAAATAGACTTTATGGACCGTAATGATGCCAAAATGGTTAACTTCTACGAACAAGTAGCTATTAAAGCCACTCAATACAAATTATTAGTAGACTTTCACGGTTCTTACCCCAACGAGGGCATGAGACGCAAATACCCGAATCTGATGACACGCGAAGGAGTAATAGGACTGGAGTATAACAAATGGAGCAAAAGAGCCACGGTTACACATGATGTAATCATCCCTTATCTGCGTATGTGGGTAGGCCCAATGGACTATACTCCCGGAGCTATGCTTAACGCACATCCGGAAACATTCTATGAAAATCAACATGAACCGATGAGTCAGGGCACACGTAGCCACCAGTTAGCCATGTATGTAGTCTACGAAAGCCCGTTGCAAATGATTTCGGACAGTCCTACTAAATATGACGAGAATCTCCGGAGTTTTGAATTTATCAAAAGTATTCCTACAACCTGGGATGAGACAGTCCCTTTGGAGGGAGAAGTGGGCGAATATATCGCTCTTGCACGCCGGCATGACGATACATGGTATATCGGAGTAATCAACGGAGCTACCCCACGGCATATTGAGATTGATTTATCATTCATAGGAAATGGACCGAAGAAAATAAAAGCACATATAGATGGAGTAAATGCCGGCCAACAGGCGAAAGACTCCCAAATAATAGAACAAGTTATCAAGGAGAACGAAAAACTGCCCATAGATATGAGCAGAGGAGGAGGATATACAGGTATTATTCATATAAAGAAGTAA
- a CDS encoding GRP family sugar transporter gives MFIVNSYTLAIIFCFITMICWGSWGNTQKLASKNWRYELYYWDYTIGILLFALLLVFTLGSFGDSGRGFLEDIRQVDTRYIVSALIGGIIFNASNILLSASVSIAGMAVAFPLGVGLALVLGVFINYFSTPKGDPFWLFTGVILIVIAIICNGIAAGRQQKKGNNNSKKGIILAAIAGILMSFFYRFVAAAMDLNNFDSPTPGMATPYTAFFIFSIGIFLSNFLFNTVVMKRPFVGTPVSYKEYFAGKASTHLVGILGGCIWGLGTALSYIAAGKAGAAISYALGQGAPMIAALWGVFIWKEFTGSSKSTDRLLGIMFILFITGLSFIVLSGGN, from the coding sequence TAGTCAATAGTTATACACTAGCCATTATCTTTTGCTTCATAACCATGATATGTTGGGGGTCCTGGGGTAACACCCAGAAACTGGCCAGCAAGAACTGGCGTTATGAGCTTTATTACTGGGATTATACAATCGGTATCTTATTATTTGCCTTACTTCTCGTTTTCACACTCGGAAGTTTCGGAGATTCGGGGAGAGGTTTTCTGGAAGATATCCGGCAAGTAGATACCAGATACATAGTCAGTGCCTTGATCGGAGGAATTATTTTCAATGCTTCCAACATCTTACTTTCAGCTTCGGTCTCCATAGCCGGAATGGCGGTTGCTTTTCCGTTGGGCGTAGGACTTGCCTTGGTCCTAGGTGTGTTCATCAACTATTTCAGCACTCCTAAAGGAGATCCGTTCTGGTTGTTTACTGGAGTAATCTTGATTGTTATCGCTATCATCTGCAATGGAATAGCGGCAGGCAGACAACAAAAAAAGGGAAATAATAATAGCAAGAAAGGGATTATTCTTGCGGCTATTGCCGGCATACTTATGTCTTTCTTCTACCGTTTTGTGGCTGCTGCCATGGACCTTAACAATTTTGACTCTCCGACTCCGGGCATGGCTACTCCATACACCGCTTTCTTTATATTCTCAATCGGTATCTTCCTGAGCAACTTCCTATTCAATACAGTTGTTATGAAACGCCCGTTTGTAGGAACTCCTGTAAGCTATAAAGAATATTTTGCAGGAAAAGCAAGCACACATCTGGTAGGTATCCTCGGAGGATGTATATGGGGATTGGGAACTGCTTTAAGCTATATAGCCGCAGGAAAAGCGGGAGCTGCCATCTCCTACGCTCTCGGTCAGGGAGCACCTATGATTGCCGCCTTATGGGGTGTATTTATCTGGAAAGAGTTCACCGGTAGTTCCAAATCAACCGACAGACTTTTAGGAATCATGTTTATTCTGTTCATCACAGGATTATCATTCATCGTTTTATCCGGAGGAAACTAA